The Lathyrus oleraceus cultivar Zhongwan6 chromosome 5, CAAS_Psat_ZW6_1.0, whole genome shotgun sequence genome includes the window TGTTGGGCGGTAAAAACCAATACGCGAATAAAATGAGCATCGCGGAGACGAAGATATTGCGTTGGATGTGTGATAAGACTTAGATAAGATAGAATTAGTATAAATGACAACATTAGAGAGGTAGAGTTGAGGTAGCACCTACAGTAAAAAAAGATGGTGTAAACTCGGCTTATATTTGATAAAACCTTATTTTCTTCCCTTTTGATGCTTTTGACACTGTAATCCTTGTTTAGATGCTGCAAATATGATATGCATTTCCCTGAAGCTAATTTTTGGGAAGATCTAGAATCAAAAATAATGGAATGCATCAGAAATACACTGGATAGGCGTGTACAGTTTTATGAAGATGAGATACGGAAGCTCAGTGAACAGCGTCTCATGCCAGTCTGGAACTTCTGTAATTTTTTCATTTTGAAGGTTCATCCTTTTCttatgagttgtggacttgagagTACGATAAATTGTTCTGAAAGCCCAACCTTTGTTTATTAATTTTCCTTTTCTACTCATTCTTGGAGATTGTGTCTTTTCATAACAAATTTGTATTCTGTACTCAGGAAAGTTTGGCTTTTATGTTTGAAATGGCGCATCTTCATGAAGATGCCTTACGGGAATATGATGAACTAGAACTCTGCTATCTTGAAACAGGTTCACAATGGttaattttcttctctgttgtTATAGTCAAGATCTAGATGATGTTTAGATTCACAGTAAAGTGATTTAGCCCCCTTTACGGAACATTAGGTAGTGTTAGCAGACTGATCTTAAACAATGAAAATTGGTCCAAAATATGATGGGTTTCTTGCAGTTAACATGACTGGAAAGAAAAGAGAATTTGGTGGGGCAGACCATGGGGATGATCAGGCAGCAATTGTTAATCCAGGAAACAAAGCATTGACGCAGATTGTCCAAGAGGATTCGTTTAGGGAGTTTGAGTTCAGACAGTATCTGTTTGCCTGTCAATCAAAGGTTTGCCCTAGCTAAAGCACTTATAAGTTATTTTACATGAAACATGTTTCATATGTTAACAACGTAGTTGTAAAGAAAATTTGATTGATGTATCTCATGTCCTCTTTGTTGTTTGTTAACTTGAATGCAAACTTGTAGAATTTATGATCTAAGATGGATTTTACAGATCTGCTGAATTTGACCTCTTGCATTAAATCTAAATTCATTCAAAATAGTATGCATAAAATATTTTATGTCTTTGGTAAGTCATTTGTTTTTTTCATTGTTTCTGCATTCCACTGTTCAAGCGCTTTATATAAAGTTTAAGTCAGGACAGTCTGCAACATTTTTTATACTAAGATACTGTTGAATTCCTTTAAAGTTTTTTTCTCATTTATTCTTTTTGTTCAGTAAAAATTGGATGTTAATCATTTCATCTGAAATTTGGATGTTAATCATTTCATCTGAAATTTGGATGAATCTTTGTTTATGCACAAACAGTATTGTATTTAACCATGTAAAAATGCTGTATAATGAGTTTTTTCTGTTTGTATTTGAGAATATAACAACACAAACTTCATTATTTAAATATGAGACCATGACCATCTGTCGGATAACCAGTGTATTTCATACGTACTAAAGTGTGCTTTTCTGACCATTTCAAAGGAATATATTATTAGGAGATTGAAAGCTCCCATGTTTGCTATGTGAGATCTTAAATTGTAATGTCTTGGATTCTTTGAAAACTATGTAAATGAGTTCTCATTGACAGTTTGAGTTTGTGCTGCTATTCAAAGGAATGCTTAGTCAGATCCTTGTGACATTCAGCAACTACTTATTTACTAAGTCTCCTATGATTTAGTACTTTACTGTCATTTTGCAGCTCTTATTCAAGCTAAATCGACCTATTGAGGTAGCATCACGAGGTTATTCGTTCATATTAAGCTTCTCAAAATCCTTGGCATTGAACGAGGTATTTTATTGTGTTGTTACCTATTCCTAAATTCGTTCAATCTGAACTGTGTTATCTTTTGTTTGTCCGACATTGACTTCTATATACTGTTTCTTCTCAGCGTATTCTTCCTTTTTGTATGCGTGAAGTCTGGGTGATAACTGCTTGCTTGGCTTTAATTGAAGCAACCACTTCCAACTATAGTGATGGACTTGTGGCACCTGACGCAGAGAAGGAGTTCTTTTGTCTTCTTGGTGACCTATATTCTTTAGCCAGAGTCAAGGTGAAATGCTTGTCTCATGAAATCATTAAAGAGACAGTGTATCTATTTTAGTTTGATGATGGCTTAAATCCACCACTGAGTTGTAAATGGAGTTGAATCAAAGACatcatttttctcctttttttcCTTCCATATTTTGTTTGCTTGGATTATTACTGAATATATTGATATTATGTGCCATACCAATGTTAACTAATGTTGCTTTATGATTTTTACATATATTGGCAGTTCATGAGGCTAGCGTATTTAATTGGGTATGGTACTGATATAGAAAGAAGTCCTGTCAACAGGTACACTTTCATACCTGGAAATCAAATATATTCTGCATTTTCATAATCTGATCAATTTTGATTCCTTTCATGAATCTTGTAGTTCAGCCAGTTACATCATGTTTGGTTTTATTCTCCTTGTTTGATAGTTTTTTCTTCTCGTTCGAGCAGTGCTTCCCTCAGCTTGCTACCTTGGCCTAAGCCAGCTGTTTGGCCTTCAGTCCCTGCTGATGCATCAGCAGAGGTGCTTGAGAAAGAAAAGGTAACATATTATTATAACTTGTATGGCATCACCGAATTTCCCCCCTACCCAACTGCCCAACTGATGTTTTTAAGTTTTAGGGTATATTTGGATTGGTGGTATGGGATGGAATTGAGTGGTAACTAATGAGATTCCATTGTTTGGATTTGTAAATAATGGATGGAATGGAACATGATGGAATCCATTCCATCAAATTCCATTTAAATTTCTATTTTTTGTTCCATCCAATTTGCGGTGTATGTGATGGAATGAGacatttaaaataaaataacaaaacaATGGAGTGGAATCTATATTCCATTCCGTCATGTTCCATTCTGCTCCGTTCCGTTATGTTCCATTCCGCTCCGCTCCGTTATGTTCCATCAATCCAAACATAGCCTTAAACAAAAGAATGTTCATACCTGTATAGTGTTTTTCTAACGCCTTCTGTTAAATATTTCAGTTGAATGTTACAAGTGAGCGTATAAGCAATGGATGATATAGTTATCCCATCTGGAGATGAAATAAATAATACTATATAAGTTATAATTTATGACGATCATTGTATTTCTTTTTACTAACTGACCTGCCTGGCCTTCATCTGTTAGCAAAACAATTTTCATCAATGCGTTGGAGAATACATCACAGCTAACAAATTGTTGAAATTTGAAATTGAAAGATTCTTTCCTTAAAAATCCTTACATCTCGCCCCAGCCAAAGTCACCAAAGAACGTCATACCTATCTATCTAGTCATGAAAATGCTTCAATTTCGCTCTTTTCACAAAATATATTTCACTTAATAGTTGATTATTGGTTGGAGGCTCTTGGCCATTTCTTTATACCCTTTATAAAGCATTTTACTTAAATTAACAAGAGAGGAAAAAGTTCTTGTTGCTCTTCATAGAATTTGAAGCTTACTTTAAAAGAGGAAGATAATTTTTATGCATATGGAACCGGTTGGACACATATTGTATGTTTCAGTATTAGTATTGTTTTAATTTCTCCTCTGGGTTTTATCCATTATATACTTAGCTAACATTATGTGGTTATATCTCGGCAGTTGATTCTTCAAACAACTCCTAGAATCAAGCACTTTGGTATCCAGAGGAAACCCCTGCCCCTTGAACCAACTGTGCTACTACGAGAGGCTAACAGACGGAGGGCTTCACTTTCCGCTGGAAATGTGTTTGAAATGTTTGACAGTCGCCAGGGTCCAATGGAAGGGTAATGAAATGCTATATACTGTTCCAGATGGAATCATTTACAGTAAACTGTTCTAAAGTCTTATAATTTCTGTTTCAATTTGGGTTTTTATCAATCTGATTTATATGCTGACAGATCAGGTTTTGATTCACCCACCAAGATGTCACCACAAAAAGTACTCTCGAATTCGATGACACGCACTAATTCTTCTCCGGGAAATTTTGATAGCTCAATTGGCCGACCTATGAGGCTTGCTGAGATATATATTGCTGCCGAACATGCTTTGAAGCAAACAATTTCTAATCTTGCGATGTTAAAATCATTATCATCATCCGAGGAGTTTGAGGTATCATCATGGGATGATATCCATGCCTTTGATTGTGCGCTTTATCATTTTTCTCCCTTATGAGTACATATTGACTTGTAACTGATTGTAGTGTTCTTTGTGTTCGTTTCTTGTTATGGGCAGAAAAAATATCTAGAGCTAACTAAAGGTGCTGCTGACAATTACCACCGTTCCTGGTGGAAAAGACATGGAGTTGTCCTTGATGGTGAGATAGCTGCTGTTGCCTTTAAACATGGACATTTTGACCAAGCTGCAAAGTCATATGAGAAGGTTTGTGCACTGTATAATGGGGAAGGATGGCAGGAATTGTTGGCAGAGGTCCTTCCCATTCTAGCAGAGTGTCAAAATATTCTCAATGATCAAGCTGGCTACTTGCTATCATGTGTGCGGCTACTTTCTCTTGAAGATGGATTATTTTTGACGAAGGAGCGTCAAGCTTTTCAAGCAGAATTGATTCGTCTTGCTCATAGTGAAATGAAAGACCCTGTACCTCTTGATGTATCATCCTTAATTACATTTTCTGGAAATCCTGGACCTCCATTAGAGTTATGTGACAGGGATCCTGGTATCCTTTCAGTAACTGTCTGTAGTGGTTTTCCAGATGATATAACTCTTGATTCAATCAGTCTTACATTAATGGCAACATATAATGCAGACGAAGGTGTAAAGGTATTTGTTGGGTGTTATTTGTCTAAGATCAATAGTTGCACGGGAAATTTATGGCTTGTAATTATTTTTTCCCTGAATAACTCAactttttttattttgttaggcATTGAAGAGTTCTACAACTATTGTGTTACACCCTGGTCGGAATACTATTACCTTGGATCTACCACCTCAGAAACCAGGATCATATGTTCTTGGAGTTCTTACTGGGCAGATTGGGCAGTTGAGGTTTAGATCTCATGGTGTTTCAAAACTTGGTCCTGCAGAGAGTGATGATGTTATGAGTTATGAAAAGCCAGCTAAACCTATTTTGAAGGTAACCTCTATTCTAGCACTATGAAAAGGAATGTGATGATTCAATAGAAGATATGGAGTCTGTTCATATGAACATCTTTTCCTCTTGATCCTTCCTATTTAACTTTAACTTTCTTTAGGATTTTGGTAAACATATTCTATCATTTGTTTTCATTAGTGCTTTTCATCTTTTGTATTGTTATAAATTTCAATCTGAACCCTTTGAAGAGTAATGTCATGTTCTTGCTCACAAATAATTCTTCTGTTCTTCCCACTTTTAGTTCAGTTCTATTttattcttctatgcttcagtTTTTATTACTCTATACTTTAGGTTCTTTAACTATTAAGTATGACGATCTCTTTAATTTTGTGTATTAGTCAATTTTTGAGTATTTATGTTTACTTTATACACTTATTTATAGTCTTTGCAATGGCGGCTATCCCACTTTCCGCTATGGTATTTTAAGGGTTAGGTGCTATGCAACGCTATCCGAGATTAACAACATAGGTTAATGTCAAATATCTAAGACTGTCTTATCTATTTTTAGGTTTCCAAACCTAGAGCACTTGTGGATCTTGATGCTGCTGTTTCATCTGCTTTGTTAATAAATGAACATCAATGGGTTGGTATTTTAGTTCGGCCGTTAAATTACTCCCTCAAGGCTGCTGTCTTGCATATTGATACTGGTCCAGGATTGGAGATTGAAGAGACAAACATAGTTGAGATGGAAAGCTATGCTGGTGTATCAGAGAATGATGAGGATGAGGCGCAGAAAGATGGTGCTCAGGTAGAATCTTTGAATTCTGAGAAAAAGTTTGAACGATCAACTCTTCATGATGGTAAAATAGTGTTTCCGAATTGGGCAAGCGACACTCCTTCTATACTCTGGGTTCTAATTCGTGCCATCAGTGACACACTCAACAGAGGATCATCTTCAGGTTGTGACAGTGATAGAAAATCTTGATGGTATTCAAGTCATTTATACTAAACCTTGTGTActtatttatttttgttgttCTTTTCAGTCACAACAAGGAGAGAGAGTATTGTAGATGGAATGAGAACAATAGCTCTGAAACTTGAATTTggagcatttcacaatcaaataTTTGAAAGGTTTTTCCATTTCCATCATTCTTATATGTTAATTATCATATCGATACATCTTTGAAGCTCCCCACATCTCGTTTTTACTTAATGTTTCTTCTTCTGCCATTAGGTACTTAATAATATTTTACCTTGTTATCCAGGACCCTAGCAGTGCATTTTACACATCCTCTCTATGTGAGGACACATGTTACTGATAAATGCAATGATGGTACCTTGCTTCTGCAGGTATGGGTCCTTATTTACATATGAAAGACCTATGATCACTCTTTCATGAGAAACTTTTTTTGACTGGGTTTCCTTATTTACATATGAAAGAACTATGATCACTCTTTCATGAGGAACTTTTTTTGACTGATTCAATTTGTAAATCTGAAAGGAGTTTTCATATCCCTCACAATCATAAGAAACAAAATGTATTTTCAGCATTGAGTTTTACACGCCTTTATGCAATcttttatgtattattttatttcttttgGTTGATAAGCATCCACTGTTTCATGTGACTTCTAGGTAATACTTCACTCTGAAATAAAGGCTACATTGACCATATACGATGCTTGGCTTGATCTTCAAAACGGATTTGTTCATTCTGGACAAACTGAGGGTAGACCCACTTCAAGCTTCTTCCCACTAATTATATCTCCCACTTCCAAAGCAGGAATTTTGTTTAGTATCTTCCTAGACAAGACAACTGCAGAAGGTAATTGCATTTGGCCAGAGATCAGTGAAACAATGTTATTGTTGCTTTTTAATATAGCACCAAATAATTTGACCAGTGCCCCTAAATATCACCGTACGCAAAATTCAGGAATTGGTTATCACAATAATATCCTAGCGGGTCTTTACATTTAACTGGAAGTGCATTTCTATAATTCTATCCTTTTTCATAGGTTTCCTGTTAGTTGACTTGTTCTTATTCAAGTTTAATGATTTGAAACCAGCTGTTGCTGTCAATATTTTGTCTAAATGTTTTTCCTGTCAAAGTTACCAATTTCTTATCAAACTTTCTGAGTGTTTAAACTGATATGAATATAGCTAAGAATTTATGGCTTTTTCTAAGTTGACAACCTTAGTCATAGCCAATTTGCCCATGGCACAGCTTGTTCATATACAACTATTTACCTGTGAATATAATTATAGCATGATTTTTGGCTTTCTGCTATTAATAGGTGGGTTTgattttttaatataaataaattgCAGAAGATAAGAAGTAACCAGAAAGCATGCTAAATATCAAATATGGAATTTCTGCTATTTACCTTGTTCCAATATAACTATTTACCTGTGAAATAATTATAGCATGATTTTTGGCTTTCTGCTATTAATATGCGGGTTTGATTTTGTTTATATAAATAAATTGCAGAAGACATGAAGCAACCAGAAAGCATACTAAATATCAAATATGGAATTTCTGGTGATAGAACAATTGGAGCCCATCCTCCATTTATAAATGAATCTACTGGAGTTGATGGTGCTAGACAGGAGCTGATCTTCAAGAGTGTAATTATTTTGCAAAGGCCTGTGCTTGATCCATGCCTAGCCGTTGGTTTTCTTCCTCTCCCTTCAGATGGCCTGAGAGTTGGACAACTAATTAAGATGCAATGGAGGGTGGaaaggttgaaggatttgaatGAGAAAGAAATTTCTGAACAGAATGTAAGTAAACAGATAGAAGAATGTTTGCCACTTCATCATTTTTATGGTATCTTAGACTCATTTCTATTGTGGATTTTGAACTTCCAACTTCAACTACTTTATTTGCATAATTTTATTTCTAATTTATCGTCGAAGTGAACATAGTCACTTCCTTTTGGTGCCCCTCCGTAGGATCTAACTGAGGGACACTTAAACAATCTTGGACGGTGAATATTTGTCCGCATTCTTTTTATTTGTTTGGGAATAAATTTAGTGGACAGAAAGTAGAGGTTTTCATTTCTTTGGAAAAGAGAGGATTGCTTAGGTGAAAGCAATTCATTTTTTCGTATTTGTTTGCGAAACAACTGAGCCAAAGACGATAATAGAAAGTAATTTCTCTTTGCTGGGGGACAACAAATATTGAAAGAAAGAAAATTTGTATGGATCTTTCATTGGAAGGTCCTTGTGTGATCGATTTAGTTTGTCTATCATGATAATCATTCTTTTTGCTGTTGGATCTTTCCCTAATTTTCTTAAGTTTTCCATATAGTAACAAATTTCTTGCTTCCTTTTTGTTCTTTAAAATTTTTATTCATCCAACTCTTCCCAAACAGTAAAGCATACATGATTATTCTTCTAGAATGATGTCAACATATTGACTTCTCTCTTATTTTCTTTGGCGAAATAGGAAAAAGATTAGTTAAATATCTGGTTTCTGAAGAGTTGTTTCAGTCCTGAATCAAGATTAGTGTTGGACAAGTATTGTGCAATTCTTGTTTACTATTCCTGTATTCTGTTTGACGCTATAATTGTTTCAAAATTTGATAGGATGAGGTGCTGTATGAGGTAAATGCAAATTCTGGAAATTGGATGATCGCTGGAAGGAAAAGAGGGCATGTATCTCTCTCCAAAAATCAAGGTATATCCATATAGAACATAATTTGCATCAGGATATTTTCTGCAGGAACTACCTGCAATATGCTAATGCTTTTATTGGTATTTGAATTTCTTTCTTATCATGATAGGTGCAAGGATAATTATCACAGTATTATGCATGCCTCTGGTGGCTGGTTATGTGCGTCCTCCACTACTTGGGCTGCCGGAAATCGACGAGGCAAATATAAGGTGCAAACCTTCTGGGCCACATCTAGTTTGTGTTTTGCCACCAACACTCAGCTCATCCTTCTGCATTCCAGTTAATTCATGATCTTACACGATGTTTCTACTCAAAGCTTGATTGAGATTGTTCCATAGGaagtttgaattttttttctaGTTTCATTAAGAAATAGTAAAGTGTAATCTTCAACTTATTGTTACATTAAAAATCTCTTTAGTTAGATCTGTGTTTCTTAAGTACTCTGAATCAGTGTGTTGGCACCCTGGTTTATCATGTACAGTGGAATTTTGTGCTCTTGTACGATAGATACAGAAACCATATCACTATTGTCTCGTTATATAGAAACCATATATCATTATAAATGATAAAAATTAGTTGGAAATCGTAAACATTTGTGAGTATTACATTATTCTTTAAACTTGTAAATAATTACCGCATAATAATGATTTTTCTATGTCAGCAATCATTCGACTTATATAGTTTTATTTCCGAACAAAGTTGCTGACAGGCTTTCGTAATTTTTTCTTCAGAGATCTCAGAATCACAAGATTAGTGAAAAAATGAGAAAATTGAGTATGGAGAGGGAGAAAGAGTGAGGGAGAGAATTGTAATTAGAGTGAGTAATTGAGGGTGAGAATTATCTTTAACATTGACAACAATACCTTTAAGATATTTATATGTTAACAAGTGGGTTGAAATATAAGTAATTAAGTCACAATAATAGAAAATAGAAAATCTCGTATCACTAATTGATTATACTGGATCTGTAACTGATTACAACTGCTACAAAAATAAATTCAATACAGTTGTGACCGGTTATGGTAATCGGTTATGCCCACGATGAACTTATATTTTTTAGCTCATAAGTGAATTTTGCCTAGCTGTAACTGATTACACCCCCCGTGATAACTAGTTAGAGCACTTGAATTATCAGTTTTTATTTAACACATCACCTTAATTCAAGTGCTCCAAGTCTTTCTTACTcatgttcatcttcaacctcttgaACACTTCAATTGTGACTCCCTTGATCAACAAATTAGTCATTTGGTCTTCAACAATATCCCAATCTCAACCTTCCTTCACTAACTAATTCCCTCAAGTAGTGAAACCTCATCTTAATATGCTTGCTCCTTCTATGTGCTATTGAGTTCTTAGGCAGATTAATCACGAAAGAGTTATCAGTCAGAAGTGTAATAACATCACCCTAATTGCTGCCAAACTCCTTCAATAGATTCATTAGCCACACGAGTTGCACACATAACGAAGCAACAATGTACTCGGCCTCACAAGAGGAGAGTGCAACTATCGGTTCCTTCTTCGAACATCATGAGATTGATGTTCCACCAAACATAAAGATGTATTCAGTTGTAGACTTTCGATCATCTTTATCTCCACATCAATTAAAATCGATAAAATCGAGTAAATTTTGTTTTCTGCCCGTGTTCGTTACAGGAA containing:
- the LOC127086392 gene encoding trafficking protein particle complex II-specific subunit 130 homolog produces the protein MANFLAQFQTIKNSTDRLVISVEDVSDLWPTVKPAFEARLPFKRASLNNKARNPVLVEKLSAEFILTTDSRLRSRFPQEQLLFWFREPYATVVLVTCEDLDEFKTILKPRLKLIVQNDEREWFIVFVSKAHPANDQANKMAKKVYAKLEVDFSSRKRERCCKYDMHFPEANFWEDLESKIMECIRNTLDRRVQFYEDEIRKLSEQRLMPVWNFCNFFILKESLAFMFEMAHLHEDALREYDELELCYLETVNMTGKKREFGGADHGDDQAAIVNPGNKALTQIVQEDSFREFEFRQYLFACQSKLLFKLNRPIEVASRGYSFILSFSKSLALNERILPFCMREVWVITACLALIEATTSNYSDGLVAPDAEKEFFCLLGDLYSLARVKFMRLAYLIGYGTDIERSPVNSASLSLLPWPKPAVWPSVPADASAEVLEKEKLILQTTPRIKHFGIQRKPLPLEPTVLLREANRRRASLSAGNVFEMFDSRQGPMEGSGFDSPTKMSPQKVLSNSMTRTNSSPGNFDSSIGRPMRLAEIYIAAEHALKQTISNLAMLKSLSSSEEFEKKYLELTKGAADNYHRSWWKRHGVVLDGEIAAVAFKHGHFDQAAKSYEKVCALYNGEGWQELLAEVLPILAECQNILNDQAGYLLSCVRLLSLEDGLFLTKERQAFQAELIRLAHSEMKDPVPLDVSSLITFSGNPGPPLELCDRDPGILSVTVCSGFPDDITLDSISLTLMATYNADEGVKALKSSTTIVLHPGRNTITLDLPPQKPGSYVLGVLTGQIGQLRFRSHGVSKLGPAESDDVMSYEKPAKPILKVSKPRALVDLDAAVSSALLINEHQWVGILVRPLNYSLKAAVLHIDTGPGLEIEETNIVEMESYAGVSENDEDEAQKDGAQVESLNSEKKFERSTLHDGKIVFPNWASDTPSILWVLIRAISDTLNRGSSSVTTRRESIVDGMRTIALKLEFGAFHNQIFERTLAVHFTHPLYVRTHVTDKCNDGTLLLQVILHSEIKATLTIYDAWLDLQNGFVHSGQTEGRPTSSFFPLIISPTSKAGILFSIFLDKTTAEEDMKQPESILNIKYGISGDRTIGAHPPFINESTGVDGARQELIFKSVIILQRPVLDPCLAVGFLPLPSDGLRVGQLIKMQWRVERLKDLNEKEISEQNDEVLYEVNANSGNWMIAGRKRGHVSLSKNQGARIIITVLCMPLVAGYVRPPLLGLPEIDEANIRCKPSGPHLVCVLPPTLSSSFCIPVNS